A part of Saccopteryx bilineata isolate mSacBil1 chromosome 8, mSacBil1_pri_phased_curated, whole genome shotgun sequence genomic DNA contains:
- the VWA5B2 gene encoding von Willebrand factor A domain-containing protein 5B2 isoform X2: MPGLYCPSSWTPLPLTDSWVRACANGPCLSLRARLTYRNPEPQPVDGVFVYPLAEAEVVSGFEAEAAGRRVSFQMQSRRRSQAACCRALGPALGAPTPRRCAQGHLVLDLAQARSTLVLPTGLITPAGTMTVTLCSSRELPSRPDGVLHVALPSVLTPLAPPGPPGPPRPPGLCDDSPTSCFGISSPQEEGLAWEEPAAPLDVFLGPARCPAPYTFSFEMLVTGPCLLAGLESPSHALRADAPPHASSAATICVTLAEGHHCDRALEILLHPSEPHQPHLMLEAGSLSSAEYEAQMRARQDFQRLQQKNSDGDRQVWFLQRRFHKDILLNPVVTLSFCPDLSSKPGHLGTVTREFLFLLDGSCLAHKDAIVLAVKSLPPQTLINLAMFGTSVQPLFPESRPCSDDTVKLICESVETLQAAGGPPDVLAALDWAMRQPQNRAHPRQLFLLTAASPMAVTTQQTLELMRWHRGAARCFSFGLGPACHQLLQGLSALSRGWAYFPRPGERLQPMLVQALRKALEPALSDISVDWFVPDAVEALLTPREIPALYPGDQLLGYCTLFRVDGFRSRPPGVQAPGWQSLGGSVFPSSEEVPSATSPGTELTGTAEPLRTGAVSGALSSPCAAGDSEQSADALTDPATDPGPNPSSDTAIWRRIFQSSYIREQYVLTHCSASPEPGPGSTGSSEAAGSRGPDSPESSLPRDPPSQQGCRSLAWGEPAGSRSCPLPPPPPAPVKAGALSAEVLGRQRRAALAGRSLSSPPGQVNPFPGCPRHPSLGAPDGPGPESGQQLGQGLDDSGHLLSPAPMDWDMLMEPPFLFAAVPPDGEPAAPAVPLPPQAPCCHVVIRALCGEQPVCWEVGVGLEKLWGSGDDGSLPPAPCEREGAWDQALHRLTAASVVRDNEQLALRGAETIADWGHARRSRLRALQTSRVSSAPSCFTCPVAVDATTREALPSVLQVRSSEPAESPDTPPASQGHLHAAPLPTAAHCKGLQGGSLAGGSNPDQNDNSKSNLRDPEAPRRDLEHVSPQPPRRLSVGRRRARGPDSLRLSSNAGQASNSEGRDHDYLPLVRLQEAPGSFRLDASFCTAVHIPQERLRRASPFAAHRASLSPTSASSPWALLGPGVTASCSLPPSSGSEGPGQMDSGQGSDTEALEEAEGQGGHDLRDQAWATAVALAWLEHRCATAFGEWELAAAKADCWLRAQHLPDGLDLAALKAAARGLFLLLRHWDQNLQLHLLCYNPANM, encoded by the exons ATGCCCGGCCTGTACTGCCCCTCCAGCTGGACGCCGCTGCCCCTCACCGACTCCTGGGTGCGGGCCTGCGCCAACGGGCCCTGCCTCAGCCTGCGGGCCCGGCTCACCTACCGCAACCCGGAGCCGCAGCCGGTGGACG GCGTGTTCGTGTACCCGCTGGCCGAGGCCGAAGTGGTGTCGGGGTTTGAGGCGGAGGCGGCCGGACGGCGCGTCTCCTTCCAGATGCAGAGCCGGCGCCGCTCTCAGGCGGCCTGCTGCCGCGCGCTGGGTCCCGCGCTGGGGGCCCCGACGCCCCGCCGCTGCGCGCAGG GTCATCTTGTCTTGGATCTGGCCCAGGCCCGGTCCACACTGGTGCTGCCCACTGGCCTCATCACCCCAGCTGGCACCATGACAGTGACCCTGTGTAGCAGCCGGGAGCTGCCCTCAAGGCCTGATGGGGTGTTGCACGTGGCTCTGCCCTCCGTGCTCACCCCACTGGCCCCCCCAGGTCCTCCGGGCCCCCCCAGACCTCCGGGGCTCTGTGACGACAG CCCTACCAGCTGCTTTGGGATAAGCAGCCCTCAGGAGGAAGGTCTGGCCTGGGAAGAGCCAGCTGCCCCTCTGGACGTGTTCTTAGGCCCTGCCCGCTGCCCTGCCCCATACACCTTCTCCTTCGAGATGCTGGTGACTGGGCCGTGCCTGCTGGCAG GCCTGGAGAGCCCATCTCATGCTCTGCGGGCAGATGCCCCACCTCATGCCAGCTCAGCAGCCACCATCTGTGTCACACTGGCAGAGGGCCACCACTGTGATCGGGCCTTGGAGATCCTGCTGCACCCCAGTG agccCCACCAGCCACACCTGATGCTGGAGGCCGGGAGCCTGAGTTCAGCAGAATATGAGGCCCAGATGAGGGCTCGCCAGGATTTCCAGAGGCTACAGCAAAAGAACAGTGATGGGGACCGGCAG GTGTGGTTCCTGCAGCGACGCTTCCACAAGGACATCCTGCTGAATCCCGTGGTGACGCTGAGCTTCTGCCCAGACCTGAGCTCCAAGCCTGGACACCTGGGGACAGTTACCAGAGAGTTCCTTTTCCTGTTGGATGGCAGCTGCTTAGCACACAAG gatGCCATCGTTCTGGCTGTGAAGTCGCTCCCCCCCCAGACTCTCATCAACCTGGCCATGTTTGGCACGTCAGTACAGCCCCTCTTCCCAGAGAGCAGGCCTTGCAGTGAT GACACTGTGAAGTTGATCTGTGAGAGTGTGGAGACCCTTCAGGCTGCAGGAGGCCCCCCAGATGTGCTGGCCGCACTGGACTGGGCCATGAGGCAGCCGCAGAACAGGGCCCACCCTCGGCAGCTGTTCCTGCTCACTGCTGCCTCGCCCATGGCCGTcaccacccagcaaaccctggaGCTCATGAGGTGGCACAGGGGGGCAGCCAG GTGCTTCTCCTTTGGGCTAGGGCCTGCCTGTCACCAGCTGCTCCAGGGTCTGTCTGCCCTCAGCAGGGGCTGGGCCTACTTCCCGAGGCCTGGGGAGAGGCTGCAACCCATG CTGGTGCAGGCTCTGCGGAAGGCACTGGAGCCTGCTTTGAGCGACATCTCCGTGGACTGGTTTGTGCCGGATGCAGTGGAGGCACTGCTGACCCCCCGGGAGATCCCAGCACTCTACCCTGGGGACCAGCTGCTCGGTTACTGCACACTCTTCAGGGTGGATGGCTTCCGGTCCCGCCCCCCTGGG GTCCAAGCACCTGGCTGGCAGAGTTTGGGTGGCTCCGTGTTCCCATCCTCAGAAGAGGTGCCGTCTGCCACCAGCCCTGGCACTGAGCTCACTGGTACTGCAGAGCCACTGAGAACAGGCGCTGTGTCGGGAGCACTGTCCAGCCCATGCGCTGCTGGGGACTCGGAGCAGA GTGCTGACGCTCTGACAGACCCCGCCACAGACCCTGGACCCAACCCCTCTTCGGACACAGCCATATGGCGTCGCATCTTCCAGTCCTCCTACATCCGGGAGCAGTACGTGCTCACCCACTGCTCCGCCAGCCCCGAGCCAGGCCCCGGCTCCACAGGCAGCAGTGAGGCTGCTGGCTCCAGAGGCCCCGACTCCCCCGAAAGCAGTCTTCCCCGGGACCCCCCCTCCCAGCAGGGCTGCCGCAGCCTGGCCTGGGGGGAGCCCGCAGGCTCCCGCTCCTGccccctgcctccacccccaccGGCTCCAGTCAAG GCTGGGGCCCTCAGTGCTGAGGTGCTGGGCCGTCAACGCAGAGCAGCTCTGGCTGGCCGAAGCCTCTCATCACCCCCTGGCCAGGTGAACCCATTCCCTGGCTGTCCCCGACACCCCTCTCTGGGGGCACCAGATGGGCCAGGCCCTGAGTCAGGGCAGCAGCTGGGACAAGGGCTGGATGACTCGG GACACctgctctccccagcccccaTGGACTGGGACATGTTGATGGAACCACCCTTCCTGTTCGCGGCTGTGCCCCCTGATGGGGAACCAGCTGCCCCAGCAGTGCCACTGCCTCCCCAGGCTCCATGCTGCCATGTGGTGATCCGGGCCCTGTGTGGGGAGCAGCCTGTGTGCTGGGAAGTGGGTGTTGGACTAGAGAAACTGTGGGGGTCTGGGGACGATGGCTCACTGCCTCCAGCACCCTGTGAAAGAGAAGGTGCTTGGGACCAAGCACTCCATCGGCTGACAGCAGCTTCTGTGGTCCGGGACAATGAACAGCTGGCTCTCCGAGGGGCTGAGACCATAGCTGACTGGG GCCATGCCCGGAGGTCCCGGCTCCGAGCCCTTCAGACAAGCAGGGTCAGCTCTGCCCCCTCCTGCTTCACCTGCCCTGTAGCTGTGGATGCTACCACTAGGGAGGCCCTGCCCTCAGTCCTGCAGGTGCGAAGCTCAG AGCCAGCTGAGTCACCAGAcacccctcctgcctcccagggCCACCTACATGCAGCTCCTTTGCCCACAGCTGCCCACTGTAAAG GACTTCAGGGAGGCTCTCTGGCAGGTGGCTCGAACCCGGACCAAAATGACAACTCTAAGTCTAATCTGAGGGACCCTGAAGCCCCTAGGAGAGATCTTGAGCACGTGTCACCTCAGCCTCCTAGGAGGCTCAGCGTGGGCCGCCGGAGAGCCAGAGGCCCAGACAGCCTGAGGCTCAGCTCCAACGCAGGCCAGGCCAGCAACAGTGAAGGCAGAGACCACGACTACTTGCCCTTG gTGCGGCTGCAGGAGGCACCTGGCTCCTTCCGTCTGGACGCGTCCTTCTGCACTGCAGTGCACATCCCGCAGGAACGCCTGCGCCGGGCCTCCCCTTTCGCTGCGCACCGCGCCAGCCTCAGCCCCACCTCAGCCTCGTCTCCCTGGGCGCTTCTGGGCCCTGGTGTTACAGCTTCCTGCAGCCTGCCCCCCAGCTCAGGCTCTGAGGGGCCAGGCCAGATGGACAGTGGGCAAGGCTCAGACACTGAGGCCTTGGAGGAGGCAGAAGGGCAGGGTGGGCACGACCTACGGGACCAGGCGTGGGCCACAGCAGTGGCACTTGCATGGCTGGAGcaccgctgtgccactgcctttgGCGAGTGGGAACTGGCAGCAGCTAAGGCCGACTGTTGGCTGCGGGCACAGCACCTGCCTGATGGCCTTGACCTGGCCGCCCTCAAGGCTGCGGCCCGGGGTCTCTTCCTGCTGCTGCGTCACTGGGACCAGAACCTGCAGCTCCACCTGCTGTGTTACAACCCAGCAAACATGTGA
- the VWA5B2 gene encoding von Willebrand factor A domain-containing protein 5B2 isoform X1: MPGLYCPSSWTPLPLTDSWVRACANGPCLSLRARLTYRNPEPQPVDGVFVYPLAEAEVVSGFEAEAAGRRVSFQMQSRRRSQAACCRALGPALGAPTPRRCAQGHLVLDLAQARSTLVLPTGLITPAGTMTVTLCSSRELPSRPDGVLHVALPSVLTPLAPPGPPGPPRPPGLCDDSPTSCFGISSPQEEGLAWEEPAAPLDVFLGPARCPAPYTFSFEMLVTGPCLLAGLESPSHALRADAPPHASSAATICVTLAEGHHCDRALEILLHPSEPHQPHLMLEAGSLSSAEYEAQMRARQDFQRLQQKNSDGDRQVWFLQRRFHKDILLNPVVTLSFCPDLSSKPGHLGTVTREFLFLLDGSCLAHKDAIVLAVKSLPPQTLINLAMFGTSVQPLFPESRPCSDDTVKLICESVETLQAAGGPPDVLAALDWAMRQPQNRAHPRQLFLLTAASPMAVTTQQTLELMRWHRGAARCFSFGLGPACHQLLQGLSALSRGWAYFPRPGERLQPMLVQALRKALEPALSDISVDWFVPDAVEALLTPREIPALYPGDQLLGYCTLFRVDGFRSRPPGVQAPGWQSLGGSVFPSSEEVPSATSPGTELTGTAEPLRTGAVSGALSSPCAAGDSEQSADALTDPATDPGPNPSSDTAIWRRIFQSSYIREQYVLTHCSASPEPGPGSTGSSEAAGSRGPDSPESSLPRDPPSQQGCRSLAWGEPAGSRSCPLPPPPPAPVKAGALSAEVLGRQRRAALAGRSLSSPPGQVNPFPGCPRHPSLGAPDGPGPESGQQLGQGLDDSGHLLSPAPMDWDMLMEPPFLFAAVPPDGEPAAPAVPLPPQAPCCHVVIRALCGEQPVCWEVGVGLEKLWGSGDDGSLPPAPCEREGAWDQALHRLTAASVVRDNEQLALRGAETIADWGHARRSRLRALQTSRVSSAPSCFTCPVAVDATTREALPSVLQVRSSEPAESPDTPPASQGHLHAAPLPTAAHCKGLQGGSLAGGSNPDQNDNSKSNLRDPEAPRRDLEHVSPQPPRRLSVGRRRARGPDSLRLSSNAGQASNSEGRDHDYLPLVRTREVEGGIARAMALSQLTSPPTSSLLRCGCRRHLAPSVWTRPSALQCTSRRNACAGPPLSLRTAPASAPPQPRLPGRFWALVLQLPAACPPAQALRGQARWTVGKAQTLRPWRRQKGRVGTTYGTRRGPQQWHLHGWSTAVPLPLASGNWQQLRPTVGCGHSTCLMALTWPPSRLRPGVSSCCCVTGTRTCSSTCCVTTQQTCEGLSTTGGGTPNRLKSLPPGPASWCWEGGGW; the protein is encoded by the exons ATGCCCGGCCTGTACTGCCCCTCCAGCTGGACGCCGCTGCCCCTCACCGACTCCTGGGTGCGGGCCTGCGCCAACGGGCCCTGCCTCAGCCTGCGGGCCCGGCTCACCTACCGCAACCCGGAGCCGCAGCCGGTGGACG GCGTGTTCGTGTACCCGCTGGCCGAGGCCGAAGTGGTGTCGGGGTTTGAGGCGGAGGCGGCCGGACGGCGCGTCTCCTTCCAGATGCAGAGCCGGCGCCGCTCTCAGGCGGCCTGCTGCCGCGCGCTGGGTCCCGCGCTGGGGGCCCCGACGCCCCGCCGCTGCGCGCAGG GTCATCTTGTCTTGGATCTGGCCCAGGCCCGGTCCACACTGGTGCTGCCCACTGGCCTCATCACCCCAGCTGGCACCATGACAGTGACCCTGTGTAGCAGCCGGGAGCTGCCCTCAAGGCCTGATGGGGTGTTGCACGTGGCTCTGCCCTCCGTGCTCACCCCACTGGCCCCCCCAGGTCCTCCGGGCCCCCCCAGACCTCCGGGGCTCTGTGACGACAG CCCTACCAGCTGCTTTGGGATAAGCAGCCCTCAGGAGGAAGGTCTGGCCTGGGAAGAGCCAGCTGCCCCTCTGGACGTGTTCTTAGGCCCTGCCCGCTGCCCTGCCCCATACACCTTCTCCTTCGAGATGCTGGTGACTGGGCCGTGCCTGCTGGCAG GCCTGGAGAGCCCATCTCATGCTCTGCGGGCAGATGCCCCACCTCATGCCAGCTCAGCAGCCACCATCTGTGTCACACTGGCAGAGGGCCACCACTGTGATCGGGCCTTGGAGATCCTGCTGCACCCCAGTG agccCCACCAGCCACACCTGATGCTGGAGGCCGGGAGCCTGAGTTCAGCAGAATATGAGGCCCAGATGAGGGCTCGCCAGGATTTCCAGAGGCTACAGCAAAAGAACAGTGATGGGGACCGGCAG GTGTGGTTCCTGCAGCGACGCTTCCACAAGGACATCCTGCTGAATCCCGTGGTGACGCTGAGCTTCTGCCCAGACCTGAGCTCCAAGCCTGGACACCTGGGGACAGTTACCAGAGAGTTCCTTTTCCTGTTGGATGGCAGCTGCTTAGCACACAAG gatGCCATCGTTCTGGCTGTGAAGTCGCTCCCCCCCCAGACTCTCATCAACCTGGCCATGTTTGGCACGTCAGTACAGCCCCTCTTCCCAGAGAGCAGGCCTTGCAGTGAT GACACTGTGAAGTTGATCTGTGAGAGTGTGGAGACCCTTCAGGCTGCAGGAGGCCCCCCAGATGTGCTGGCCGCACTGGACTGGGCCATGAGGCAGCCGCAGAACAGGGCCCACCCTCGGCAGCTGTTCCTGCTCACTGCTGCCTCGCCCATGGCCGTcaccacccagcaaaccctggaGCTCATGAGGTGGCACAGGGGGGCAGCCAG GTGCTTCTCCTTTGGGCTAGGGCCTGCCTGTCACCAGCTGCTCCAGGGTCTGTCTGCCCTCAGCAGGGGCTGGGCCTACTTCCCGAGGCCTGGGGAGAGGCTGCAACCCATG CTGGTGCAGGCTCTGCGGAAGGCACTGGAGCCTGCTTTGAGCGACATCTCCGTGGACTGGTTTGTGCCGGATGCAGTGGAGGCACTGCTGACCCCCCGGGAGATCCCAGCACTCTACCCTGGGGACCAGCTGCTCGGTTACTGCACACTCTTCAGGGTGGATGGCTTCCGGTCCCGCCCCCCTGGG GTCCAAGCACCTGGCTGGCAGAGTTTGGGTGGCTCCGTGTTCCCATCCTCAGAAGAGGTGCCGTCTGCCACCAGCCCTGGCACTGAGCTCACTGGTACTGCAGAGCCACTGAGAACAGGCGCTGTGTCGGGAGCACTGTCCAGCCCATGCGCTGCTGGGGACTCGGAGCAGA GTGCTGACGCTCTGACAGACCCCGCCACAGACCCTGGACCCAACCCCTCTTCGGACACAGCCATATGGCGTCGCATCTTCCAGTCCTCCTACATCCGGGAGCAGTACGTGCTCACCCACTGCTCCGCCAGCCCCGAGCCAGGCCCCGGCTCCACAGGCAGCAGTGAGGCTGCTGGCTCCAGAGGCCCCGACTCCCCCGAAAGCAGTCTTCCCCGGGACCCCCCCTCCCAGCAGGGCTGCCGCAGCCTGGCCTGGGGGGAGCCCGCAGGCTCCCGCTCCTGccccctgcctccacccccaccGGCTCCAGTCAAG GCTGGGGCCCTCAGTGCTGAGGTGCTGGGCCGTCAACGCAGAGCAGCTCTGGCTGGCCGAAGCCTCTCATCACCCCCTGGCCAGGTGAACCCATTCCCTGGCTGTCCCCGACACCCCTCTCTGGGGGCACCAGATGGGCCAGGCCCTGAGTCAGGGCAGCAGCTGGGACAAGGGCTGGATGACTCGG GACACctgctctccccagcccccaTGGACTGGGACATGTTGATGGAACCACCCTTCCTGTTCGCGGCTGTGCCCCCTGATGGGGAACCAGCTGCCCCAGCAGTGCCACTGCCTCCCCAGGCTCCATGCTGCCATGTGGTGATCCGGGCCCTGTGTGGGGAGCAGCCTGTGTGCTGGGAAGTGGGTGTTGGACTAGAGAAACTGTGGGGGTCTGGGGACGATGGCTCACTGCCTCCAGCACCCTGTGAAAGAGAAGGTGCTTGGGACCAAGCACTCCATCGGCTGACAGCAGCTTCTGTGGTCCGGGACAATGAACAGCTGGCTCTCCGAGGGGCTGAGACCATAGCTGACTGGG GCCATGCCCGGAGGTCCCGGCTCCGAGCCCTTCAGACAAGCAGGGTCAGCTCTGCCCCCTCCTGCTTCACCTGCCCTGTAGCTGTGGATGCTACCACTAGGGAGGCCCTGCCCTCAGTCCTGCAGGTGCGAAGCTCAG AGCCAGCTGAGTCACCAGAcacccctcctgcctcccagggCCACCTACATGCAGCTCCTTTGCCCACAGCTGCCCACTGTAAAG GACTTCAGGGAGGCTCTCTGGCAGGTGGCTCGAACCCGGACCAAAATGACAACTCTAAGTCTAATCTGAGGGACCCTGAAGCCCCTAGGAGAGATCTTGAGCACGTGTCACCTCAGCCTCCTAGGAGGCTCAGCGTGGGCCGCCGGAGAGCCAGAGGCCCAGACAGCCTGAGGCTCAGCTCCAACGCAGGCCAGGCCAGCAACAGTGAAGGCAGAGACCACGACTACTTGCCCTTGGTGAGGACTCGGGAGGTGGAGGGTGGCATTGCCAGGGCCATGGCACTGTCTCAGCTcacttctccccccacctcctctctcctcaggTGCGGCTGCAGGAGGCACCTGGCTCCTTCCGTCTGGACGCGTCCTTCTGCACTGCAGTGCACATCCCGCAGGAACGCCTGCGCCGGGCCTCCCCTTTCGCTGCGCACCGCGCCAGCCTCAGCCCCACCTCAGCCTCGTCTCCCTGGGCGCTTCTGGGCCCTGGTGTTACAGCTTCCTGCAGCCTGCCCCCCAGCTCAGGCTCTGAGGGGCCAGGCCAGATGGACAGTGGGCAAGGCTCAGACACTGAGGCCTTGGAGGAGGCAGAAGGGCAGGGTGGGCACGACCTACGGGACCAGGCGTGGGCCACAGCAGTGGCACTTGCATGGCTGGAGcaccgctgtgccactgcctttgGCGAGTGGGAACTGGCAGCAGCTAAGGCCGACTGTTGGCTGCGGGCACAGCACCTGCCTGATGGCCTTGACCTGGCCGCCCTCAAGGCTGCGGCCCGGGGTCTCTTCCTGCTGCTGCGTCACTGGGACCAGAACCTGCAGCTCCACCTGCTGTGTTACAACCCAGCAAACATGTGAAGGGCTGTCCACTACAGGGGGTGGCACCCCCAACAGACTCAAGTCACTGCCACCTGGGCCGGCTTCTTGGTGCTGGGAAGGGGGAGGTTGGTGA